The following proteins are encoded in a genomic region of Burkholderia stabilis:
- a CDS encoding efflux RND transporter permease subunit gives MDFSKFFIDRPIFAVVLSIIIFAIGLIAIPMLPTGEYPEVVPPSVVVRATYPGANPKEIAESVAEPLEEAINGVEGIMYMKSVAGSDGSLQVVVTFMPSVDADTAAVRVQNRVSQALSRLPDEVRQYGVTTQKQSPTPLMYIGLISPDGSRDPLYLRNYLTLHVKDELSRIPGIGDVSLHGSGDYAMRIWLDPNRLASRGLTAGDVIAAVREQNVQVSAGQLGAEPSPKATDFLMSINVRGRLRTTQEFGDIVLKNGADGQVVKLSDVARIELGAGDYTLRAHLDQSDAATVGIFLAPGANALAVAKAVYAKLDELAKRFPPGLTYKPMWDPTVFVRESIRAVQHTLIEAVVLVVLVVILFLQTWRASIIPLVAVPVSVVGTFAWLLLLGYSINTLTLFGLVLAIGIVVDDAIVVVENVERNIEQGLSPRDAAHQAMKEVSGPIIAIALVLCAVFVPMAFLSGVTGQFYKQFAVTIAISTVISAINSLTLSPALAAKLLRPHDAPPDALSRVLERLFGRLFRGFNRFFLRSSDRYHGVVGRTFQQRGAVFVVYVGLLAATALLFKTVPGGFIPIQDKLYLFAGAKLPEGASLSRTDAVVRQMVKIAHETEGVEMMPAFAGMNALQVVNTPNITSSYILLKPFDQRKRSAAQINADLNARFAGIKGGFAYALMPPPIQGLGNGSGYALYLEDRAGLGYGVLQNAVNAFQVAVAKTPGMHYPVSTYQSNIPQLEVKVDRLKAKAQGVALTDLFEALQVYLGSVYVNDFNVFGRVYRVMAQADAAHRQSVEDIANLRVRNANGEMVPIGSMVTVTPTFGPDPVVRYNGYPAAGLIGEADPAVLSSAQAIAKLQQIAKDVLPPGITLEWTDLSYQQVTQSNAAIVVFPLAVMLVFLVLAALYESWTLPLAVILIVPVCMAAALFGVWLSGGDNNVFVQVGLVVLMGLACKNAILIVEFARELEIHGKGIVEAALEACRLRLRPIVMTSVAFIAGSVPLMIGSGAGSEVRAATGVTVFAGMLGVTLFGLFLTPVFYVVIRTLAGGRQSTAWVEQPVTLEGELQ, from the coding sequence ATGGATTTCTCGAAATTCTTCATCGACCGGCCGATCTTCGCGGTCGTGCTGTCGATCATCATCTTCGCGATCGGCCTGATCGCAATCCCGATGCTGCCGACGGGCGAGTACCCGGAAGTCGTGCCGCCGAGCGTCGTGGTGCGCGCGACGTATCCGGGTGCAAACCCGAAGGAGATCGCCGAGTCGGTCGCCGAGCCGCTCGAGGAAGCGATCAACGGCGTCGAAGGCATCATGTACATGAAGTCGGTTGCGGGCTCGGACGGCAGCCTGCAGGTCGTCGTCACGTTCATGCCGAGCGTGGATGCGGACACGGCCGCGGTGCGCGTGCAGAACCGCGTGAGCCAGGCGCTGTCGCGCTTGCCCGACGAGGTGCGGCAGTACGGCGTGACGACGCAGAAGCAGTCGCCGACGCCGCTGATGTATATCGGCCTGATCTCGCCGGACGGTAGCCGCGATCCGCTGTACCTGCGCAACTACCTGACGCTGCACGTGAAAGACGAACTGTCGCGCATTCCCGGCATCGGCGATGTCAGCCTGCACGGTTCCGGCGATTACGCGATGCGGATCTGGCTCGATCCGAACCGGCTCGCGTCGCGCGGGCTGACTGCGGGCGACGTGATCGCCGCGGTGCGTGAGCAGAACGTCCAGGTGTCGGCGGGCCAGCTCGGCGCGGAGCCGTCGCCGAAGGCCACCGATTTCCTCATGTCGATCAACGTCCGCGGCCGGCTGCGCACGACCCAGGAGTTCGGCGACATCGTGCTGAAGAACGGCGCAGACGGCCAGGTGGTCAAGCTGTCCGACGTCGCGCGCATCGAACTGGGCGCCGGCGACTACACGCTGCGCGCGCACCTGGATCAATCCGACGCCGCGACGGTCGGCATCTTCCTGGCGCCGGGCGCGAATGCGCTCGCGGTCGCGAAGGCGGTGTACGCGAAACTCGACGAACTGGCGAAGCGGTTTCCGCCGGGGCTGACCTACAAGCCAATGTGGGACCCAACGGTGTTCGTGCGCGAATCGATCCGCGCGGTGCAGCACACGCTGATCGAGGCCGTCGTGCTTGTCGTGCTGGTCGTGATCCTGTTCCTGCAGACCTGGCGCGCGTCGATCATTCCGCTCGTCGCGGTACCGGTGTCGGTGGTCGGCACGTTCGCATGGCTGCTGCTGCTCGGCTATTCGATCAACACGCTGACGCTGTTCGGGCTCGTGCTCGCGATCGGGATCGTCGTCGACGACGCGATCGTCGTCGTCGAGAACGTGGAGCGCAACATCGAACAGGGGCTGAGCCCGCGCGATGCCGCCCATCAGGCGATGAAGGAAGTGTCGGGGCCGATCATCGCGATCGCGCTGGTGCTGTGCGCGGTGTTCGTGCCGATGGCGTTCCTGTCGGGCGTCACGGGCCAGTTCTACAAGCAGTTCGCGGTGACGATCGCGATCTCGACGGTGATCTCCGCGATCAACTCGCTGACGCTGTCGCCCGCGCTCGCCGCGAAGCTGCTGCGGCCGCACGATGCGCCGCCGGACGCGCTGTCGCGCGTGCTCGAACGCCTGTTCGGCCGCCTGTTCCGGGGGTTCAACCGCTTCTTCCTGCGCAGCTCGGATCGCTATCACGGCGTGGTCGGGCGCACCTTCCAGCAGCGCGGCGCGGTGTTCGTCGTCTACGTCGGCCTGCTCGCGGCGACGGCGCTGCTGTTCAAGACGGTGCCGGGCGGCTTCATCCCGATCCAGGACAAGCTGTACCTGTTCGCCGGCGCGAAGCTGCCGGAAGGCGCGTCGCTGTCGCGCACCGATGCGGTGGTGCGGCAGATGGTGAAGATCGCGCACGAGACGGAGGGCGTCGAGATGATGCCCGCGTTCGCCGGCATGAATGCGCTGCAGGTCGTGAACACGCCGAACATCACGAGCTCGTACATCCTGCTGAAGCCGTTCGACCAGCGCAAGCGCAGCGCCGCGCAGATCAATGCCGACCTGAACGCACGCTTTGCCGGCATCAAGGGCGGCTTCGCGTACGCACTGATGCCACCGCCGATCCAGGGGCTCGGCAACGGCTCCGGCTACGCGCTTTATCTGGAGGATCGCGCGGGGCTCGGCTACGGCGTGCTGCAGAACGCGGTCAACGCGTTCCAGGTCGCGGTTGCGAAGACACCCGGCATGCATTATCCGGTGAGCACCTATCAATCGAACATCCCGCAGCTCGAGGTGAAGGTCGACCGGCTGAAGGCGAAGGCGCAGGGCGTCGCGCTGACCGACCTGTTCGAGGCGCTGCAGGTCTATCTGGGATCCGTCTACGTGAACGACTTCAACGTGTTCGGCCGCGTCTACCGCGTGATGGCGCAGGCCGACGCAGCGCACCGCCAGAGCGTCGAGGACATTGCAAATCTGCGCGTGCGCAACGCGAACGGCGAGATGGTGCCGATCGGCTCGATGGTGACCGTGACGCCGACCTTCGGACCCGATCCGGTCGTGCGCTACAACGGCTATCCGGCGGCCGGCCTGATCGGCGAAGCAGACCCGGCCGTGTTGTCGTCCGCGCAGGCGATCGCGAAGCTCCAGCAGATCGCGAAGGACGTGTTGCCGCCCGGCATCACGCTCGAATGGACCGACCTCAGCTACCAGCAGGTCACGCAGAGCAACGCGGCGATCGTCGTGTTCCCGCTCGCGGTGATGCTGGTGTTCCTGGTGCTGGCGGCGCTGTACGAGAGCTGGACGCTGCCGCTTGCGGTGATCCTGATCGTGCCGGTCTGCATGGCCGCGGCGCTGTTCGGCGTGTGGCTGTCGGGCGGCGACAACAACGTGTTCGTGCAGGTCGGGCTCGTCGTGCTGATGGGCCTTGCGTGCAAGAACGCGATCCTGATCGTCGAGTTCGCGCGCGAGCTCGAGATCCACGGCAAGGGCATCGTCGAGGCCGCGCTCGAAGCGTGCCGGTTGCGGCTGCGCCCGATCGTGATGACGTCGGTCGCGTTCATTGCCGGGTCGGTGCCGCTGATGATCGGCTCGGGCGCCGGCAGCGAAGTGCGCGCGGCCACCGGCGTCACGGTGTTTGCGGGGATGCTTGGCGTGACGCTGTTCGGTCTGTTCCTGACGCCGGTGTTCTATGTCGTGATCCGCACGCTGGCGGGAGGCAGGCAATCGACCGCCTGGGTCGAGCAGCCGGTGACGCTCGAAGGGGAACTCCAATGA
- a CDS encoding efflux transporter outer membrane subunit gives MSVLMRFPMIAAAMALAACAVGPDYERPATPAASRFVRDERLASARQEPATASADADAAFWRGFGDPVLGHLIDQALAANQDLRFAIARYDAANALLAHAKFDRFPTITASGQIGHQLLSKDQAFGAPRSQRDNPTSSIGINAAWELDLFGRVRRSIESQRAETAASAADVRAVRVAIAGEVASTYVDLRGSQERLRIARDNADNQKQTLALINARVGAGRGSELDAARARAQYESTTSRIAVYEAAIGVDEHRLAVLTGQTPDALIGRFDWPKAAVSPGTPVPMPTLAADIDPGTPGDLLRRRPDIAAAEARLHAATARVGVATADLFPRFTLSGLLGSATSSYGFFRAGSDTNLIALGIDWSFLDIGRVRARIAESRADAAGQLAQYQQTVLLALEDTENALLRAARTRDETTHLERAATDSARAAQLAQTRFAAGAIDYYEVLDAQRTLLQAQDAAADGRIRSAAATVALYKALAGGWQSTPAAG, from the coding sequence ATGAGCGTACTGATGCGATTCCCGATGATTGCCGCCGCAATGGCGCTGGCCGCATGCGCGGTCGGGCCGGACTACGAACGGCCCGCGACGCCGGCAGCGTCGCGCTTCGTGCGTGACGAGCGGCTGGCGTCGGCCCGGCAGGAGCCGGCCACCGCATCGGCCGATGCCGACGCGGCGTTCTGGCGCGGGTTCGGCGATCCCGTGCTGGGCCACCTGATCGATCAGGCGCTGGCGGCGAACCAGGACCTGCGATTCGCGATCGCGCGCTACGACGCCGCGAACGCGTTGCTCGCGCATGCGAAGTTCGACCGCTTTCCGACGATTACCGCGAGCGGGCAGATCGGCCACCAGTTGCTGAGCAAGGATCAGGCGTTCGGCGCGCCGCGCAGCCAGCGCGATAATCCGACGTCCAGCATCGGGATCAATGCCGCGTGGGAGCTCGACCTGTTCGGCCGCGTGCGGCGCTCGATCGAATCGCAGCGCGCGGAAACGGCGGCGAGTGCGGCGGACGTGCGCGCGGTGCGCGTCGCGATCGCCGGCGAGGTGGCAAGTACCTACGTCGATCTGCGCGGCTCGCAGGAGCGGTTGCGGATTGCGCGCGACAACGCCGACAACCAGAAGCAGACGCTCGCGCTGATCAATGCGCGCGTCGGCGCGGGGCGCGGGTCCGAACTCGACGCGGCGCGCGCGCGGGCGCAATACGAATCGACGACGTCGCGGATCGCCGTGTACGAAGCGGCGATCGGCGTCGACGAGCATCGGCTCGCCGTGCTGACCGGGCAGACGCCGGATGCGCTGATCGGCCGTTTCGACTGGCCGAAGGCGGCCGTATCGCCGGGCACGCCCGTGCCGATGCCGACGCTTGCCGCCGACATCGATCCCGGCACGCCGGGCGACTTGCTGCGCAGGCGCCCCGATATCGCGGCAGCCGAAGCGCGGTTGCACGCGGCGACCGCGCGCGTCGGTGTCGCGACGGCCGACCTGTTTCCGCGCTTCACGCTGTCGGGGTTGCTCGGCAGCGCGACGAGCAGCTACGGGTTCTTCCGCGCAGGCAGCGATACGAACCTGATCGCGCTCGGCATCGACTGGTCGTTCCTCGACATCGGCCGCGTGCGCGCGCGCATCGCGGAGAGCCGCGCCGACGCCGCGGGGCAGCTTGCGCAGTATCAGCAGACGGTGCTGCTCGCGCTGGAGGACACGGAGAATGCGCTGCTGCGCGCGGCGCGCACGCGTGACGAAACCACGCATCTGGAACGTGCGGCGACGGACAGCGCACGCGCCGCGCAGCTCGCGCAGACGCGCTTCGCGGCCGGCGCGATCGATTACTACGAGGTGCTCGACGCGCAGCGCACGCTGTTGCAGGCGCAGGATGCGGCGGCAGACGGCCGGATCCGTAGCGCGGCAGCGACCGTCGCGCTGTACAAGGCGCTGGCGGGCGGATGGCAGTCGACGCCGGCGGCAGGATGA
- a CDS encoding LysR substrate-binding domain-containing protein: MSKLILDVDAIQAFVTIAEFQSFTKAAEALGTQQGAISVKLKRLEQRLGHKLIERTPRVVRLSAQGALFLNAAREFLAAHDRAVAELSAERRHFRLGIAEHVAGPEIPVLLARLYERDPALTIEVRLMNSRTLLDAFDNGDLDAVIVRQGDDRRDGSDLGPENFGWFAAPGFTHRPGEPLRLAALAPCCGVRDIAMRALNDAGISWTEVFLGGGHAAVMAAVSAGLAVAAFSCRLAPPDTIEVSERFGLPELPPSRIVLHSTLSDQRSREALRTLAATYREHRASRPAPVQRETPIIDPEHAAAFAPIAQARTELLHT; the protein is encoded by the coding sequence ATGAGCAAATTGATCTTGGACGTCGACGCCATTCAGGCATTCGTGACCATCGCGGAATTCCAGAGCTTCACGAAGGCGGCGGAAGCGCTCGGCACGCAGCAAGGCGCGATCAGCGTGAAGCTGAAACGTCTGGAACAACGCCTCGGCCACAAGCTGATCGAACGCACTCCGCGCGTCGTGCGGCTGTCCGCCCAGGGCGCGCTGTTCCTCAACGCCGCGCGCGAATTCCTCGCCGCCCATGACCGCGCGGTCGCTGAACTGTCCGCCGAGCGCCGCCACTTCAGGCTCGGCATCGCCGAGCACGTGGCCGGGCCGGAAATTCCGGTGTTGCTTGCGCGCCTGTACGAACGCGACCCGGCGTTGACGATCGAGGTGCGTCTCATGAATTCCCGCACCTTGCTCGATGCCTTCGACAACGGCGATCTCGACGCCGTGATCGTCCGCCAGGGAGACGACCGCCGCGACGGCAGCGACCTCGGCCCGGAGAATTTCGGCTGGTTCGCCGCGCCCGGCTTCACTCACCGCCCCGGCGAACCGCTCCGGCTCGCGGCGCTGGCACCCTGCTGCGGCGTGCGCGACATCGCGATGCGCGCCCTCAACGACGCGGGCATCAGCTGGACCGAGGTATTTCTCGGCGGCGGACACGCAGCGGTCATGGCCGCCGTGTCGGCCGGCCTGGCGGTAGCGGCCTTCTCGTGCCGACTCGCACCGCCGGACACGATCGAGGTCAGCGAGCGCTTCGGCCTCCCCGAGTTGCCGCCATCGAGAATCGTCCTGCATTCGACGCTGTCGGACCAGCGCTCCCGCGAAGCGCTGCGCACGCTCGCCGCGACCTATCGGGAACATCGCGCGTCCCGCCCTGCTCCGGTGCAACGCGAGACGCCCATCATCGATCCCGAACACGCCGCGGCGTTTGCGCCGATCGCGCAAGCCCGCACCGAACTCCTGCATACCTGA
- a CDS encoding NADPH-dependent F420 reductase produces the protein MKIGIIGAGRMAQSVAWLATRAGYQVMLSNSRGPETIQGLRKSLGCEVGQVEEAAAYGDIVFAALPLQAFRAVPAAPLEGKIVLNPQNYFPYFGLLPELENGAMTTADVLAHHLPKSRVVKAFNAILVEEVVPDARPAGAPDRRALPIAGDDPDARSTTITLMDRLGYDAVDAGPLTEGWRFERRRPAYCVPLDKAMLAQVLAETTRDSVMPEAHWQTHRGMRA, from the coding sequence GTGAAGATCGGAATCATTGGCGCCGGCCGTATGGCGCAGTCGGTCGCATGGCTGGCCACGCGCGCCGGTTACCAGGTCATGTTGAGCAATTCGCGCGGGCCGGAAACCATTCAGGGGCTGCGCAAGTCGCTCGGCTGCGAAGTCGGGCAGGTGGAGGAGGCCGCCGCTTACGGCGATATCGTGTTCGCGGCGCTTCCGCTGCAGGCCTTTCGCGCGGTGCCGGCAGCGCCGCTCGAAGGCAAGATCGTGCTCAACCCGCAGAACTATTTCCCGTATTTCGGTCTCCTGCCCGAGCTCGAGAACGGGGCGATGACAACCGCCGACGTGCTTGCGCATCATCTGCCGAAATCGCGCGTCGTCAAGGCGTTCAATGCCATCCTGGTGGAGGAAGTGGTGCCGGACGCGCGGCCCGCCGGTGCGCCGGACCGCCGCGCGCTGCCGATCGCTGGCGACGACCCCGACGCGCGCAGCACGACGATCACGCTGATGGATCGCCTTGGCTACGACGCGGTCGATGCCGGGCCGCTGACGGAGGGATGGCGTTTCGAGCGGCGGCGGCCGGCGTACTGCGTTCCGCTCGACAAGGCAATGCTGGCGCAGGTGCTGGCCGAGACCACACGCGACTCGGTGATGCCGGAAGCGCATTGGCAGACGCATCGCGGGATGCGTGCCTGA
- a CDS encoding MFS transporter encodes MSVDVSLKNKIALAAICLSAVMLGLEITSVPSILPTLEHVLPADFKQLQWIMNAYTIAMCSSLVAMGALADRFGRKRVFTIGIVVFGIASLICGLASSAPLLIAARFLQGVSAAAMLSCQVAVLSHQFQSGPERGVAFAWWGVVFGLGLGFGPIVGGLIASFANWEWVFLIHVLIAVLAVSLARAGVVESSDPHALKIDIGGMATLSLSVFCLVYLITQGQKPEVGNPVGMGALAIAVVSFILFVVVENRVARPMFDFKAFRVRNFSGALLGACGMNFSFWPFVIYFPIYLQAVLGYSSVAAGLTVLAYTLPTVVVPPVAERLLLKRGPNFVIPVGLFTIAAGFLLIHLVATAGHASWITLLPGCLVAGIGLGLTNTPVTNTATGSLPPERAGMASGMEFSARMISLAINIAIMGFVLVKGVSAGVADALPALAQSRHLVDAVSAGNFVAADAGGIPVAVGRAALTRGFGWVTLYGTIAPLLLGFAAAIVFGRKKPAPVATERSGVDDKQPALTSID; translated from the coding sequence ATGTCCGTCGACGTATCGTTGAAAAACAAGATTGCACTTGCGGCGATTTGCTTGTCGGCAGTCATGCTGGGACTGGAAATTACCAGCGTCCCTTCTATTCTTCCGACACTGGAGCATGTATTGCCGGCTGATTTTAAGCAGCTTCAGTGGATCATGAATGCCTATACGATCGCGATGTGCTCGTCGCTCGTGGCGATGGGCGCATTGGCGGATCGTTTCGGACGCAAGCGCGTTTTCACGATCGGCATCGTGGTCTTCGGCATCGCGTCGCTGATTTGCGGATTGGCGTCCAGCGCGCCGCTGCTGATCGCAGCCAGATTCCTGCAGGGCGTGAGCGCTGCGGCGATGCTGTCGTGCCAGGTCGCGGTGCTGTCCCATCAATTCCAGAGCGGCCCGGAGCGTGGTGTGGCATTCGCGTGGTGGGGCGTCGTGTTCGGGCTCGGGCTGGGCTTCGGGCCGATCGTCGGCGGCCTGATCGCGAGCTTCGCCAACTGGGAATGGGTATTCCTGATTCACGTGCTGATCGCCGTGCTGGCCGTGTCGCTCGCCCGCGCCGGCGTGGTCGAGTCGTCCGATCCGCATGCGCTCAAGATCGATATCGGCGGGATGGCGACCCTGTCGCTTTCCGTGTTCTGCCTGGTGTATCTGATCACTCAGGGGCAGAAGCCCGAGGTCGGCAATCCGGTCGGCATGGGTGCACTCGCGATCGCCGTAGTCAGCTTCATCCTGTTCGTCGTCGTCGAGAACCGGGTTGCGCGGCCGATGTTCGACTTCAAGGCGTTTCGCGTCCGCAATTTCTCGGGTGCGCTGCTCGGCGCGTGCGGGATGAATTTCAGTTTCTGGCCGTTCGTCATCTACTTCCCGATCTATCTGCAGGCGGTGCTCGGCTACAGCAGTGTCGCCGCGGGCCTGACGGTGCTGGCGTACACGCTGCCGACGGTCGTCGTGCCGCCGGTGGCCGAGCGGCTGCTGCTCAAGCGCGGACCGAACTTCGTGATTCCCGTCGGGCTGTTCACGATCGCGGCCGGCTTCCTGCTGATCCACCTGGTCGCGACGGCCGGGCACGCAAGCTGGATCACGCTGCTGCCGGGTTGCCTGGTGGCGGGCATCGGTCTCGGGCTGACCAACACGCCAGTGACGAATACCGCCACCGGGTCGCTGCCGCCGGAGCGGGCGGGCATGGCGTCCGGCATGGAGTTCAGCGCGCGAATGATTTCGCTGGCGATCAACATCGCGATCATGGGCTTCGTGCTGGTGAAGGGCGTGTCGGCGGGTGTGGCTGATGCGCTGCCGGCGCTCGCGCAGAGCCGTCACCTGGTCGACGCGGTTTCGGCGGGCAACTTCGTGGCGGCCGATGCCGGCGGCATTCCCGTCGCCGTGGGACGCGCCGCGCTGACGCGGGGCTTCGGCTGGGTCACGCTCTACGGAACCATCGCGCCGCTGCTGCTCGGGTTTGCCGCCGCTATCGTATTCGGCCGTAAAAAGCCGGCGCCCGTCGCAACAGAACGTTCCGGCGTGGACGACAAGCAGCCGGCGCTGACCTCGATCGACTGA
- a CDS encoding acyl carrier protein, whose protein sequence is MQLNFENLRPQIAKALDIDPADLEPATILSGNEKWDSFAVLSVVALVTEHTGKQLTLPDVAKLGAVSDLVDLVRKLKGS, encoded by the coding sequence ATGCAGTTGAATTTCGAGAACCTGAGACCCCAAATTGCAAAAGCGCTGGATATCGATCCCGCTGACCTCGAGCCGGCCACGATTTTGAGCGGTAATGAAAAGTGGGATTCTTTCGCCGTTTTGTCGGTGGTGGCGCTGGTAACCGAGCACACGGGGAAACAACTGACCCTGCCGGATGTGGCAAAGCTGGGCGCTGTTTCCGATCTCGTCGACCTGGTCCGGAAACTGAAAGGGAGTTGA
- a CDS encoding 3-oxoacyl-ACP synthase III family protein, which produces MASRTISGISVKAITAALPSGTIGEAEFAAIYGEREVARIVRGTGISSIRTAAGMTTSDLVVAAAAHLMHGWGIDAGEIDGLIVVTQTPDDWSPGCAYAVHHRLELPTDCFVVDVNAGCAGYVSGLVQAASLVASGACRNVLLCTGDINTRLVDDQDHQVRMLFGDAASATLITAGDETLHFVSGADGSGRSLLGVNLQYEKTGERTGTIRCLKMDGAAVMSFALRRVPEVIDTLLGSQGKRLEDVDLFALHQPNRFILDYIRNRLGVTPERLPVDVDGIGNTNSTSIPLLLSRRHEEDDEARRSVVMCGFGVGLAWGALLADLSKTRVLAPVEVALEVA; this is translated from the coding sequence ATGGCTTCCAGGACGATTTCCGGCATTTCGGTCAAGGCGATCACCGCGGCGTTGCCGTCCGGCACGATCGGCGAGGCGGAGTTCGCGGCGATCTATGGGGAACGCGAGGTCGCGCGGATCGTGCGCGGGACAGGCATCAGCTCGATCCGCACGGCGGCCGGCATGACGACGAGCGACCTGGTCGTCGCGGCCGCGGCGCACCTGATGCACGGCTGGGGAATCGACGCGGGCGAGATCGACGGGCTGATCGTCGTGACGCAGACGCCGGACGACTGGAGCCCGGGTTGCGCATACGCGGTGCATCACCGGCTCGAGCTCCCGACCGACTGCTTCGTCGTCGACGTCAACGCCGGCTGTGCGGGTTACGTGAGCGGTCTGGTCCAGGCTGCTTCGCTCGTCGCGTCGGGGGCGTGCCGGAACGTGCTGCTGTGTACCGGCGACATCAATACGCGGCTGGTCGACGATCAGGATCATCAGGTCCGCATGTTGTTCGGCGACGCGGCGTCGGCCACGCTGATCACGGCGGGCGACGAGACGCTGCATTTTGTGTCCGGCGCGGACGGCAGCGGCCGGAGCCTGCTCGGCGTGAACCTTCAGTACGAGAAGACAGGGGAGCGCACCGGCACGATCCGCTGCCTGAAGATGGACGGCGCCGCGGTCATGAGCTTCGCGCTGCGCCGCGTGCCCGAAGTGATCGATACGCTGCTCGGGAGCCAGGGCAAGCGCCTCGAAGACGTCGATCTGTTCGCGTTGCACCAGCCGAACCGGTTCATCCTGGATTACATCCGCAACCGGCTCGGCGTCACACCCGAGCGGCTGCCCGTCGACGTCGACGGCATCGGCAACACGAATTCGACGTCCATTCCGCTGCTCCTGTCCCGTCGTCACGAGGAGGACGACGAGGCGCGCCGCAGTGTCGTGATGTGCGGATTCGGCGTGGGACTGGCGTGGGGCGCGCTGCTGGCGGACCTGTCGAAGACCCGGGTGCTGGCGCCGGTGGAAGTGGCATTGGAAGTCGCGTAG